ttattattattattattattattattattattattattattattatttacaaacAAGTGGTTGACAAACTCTTGCAAGGAACAACAAGGACGTCCTTTTCAGACTCACGTGACTGAACTTAGCGGAGGTGTGCTTTCAGGTGGGCGTTTCTCAGCAGTTCCTTCGCTTACCTGGGTCACTTTCAGAACTCCATACGAACAGTCAACAGGGCTGTAAACGGATTGACGCGATGGCGTTGCCAGTAAAGACAGGTTTCCATAGACTAGAGGTACAGAAGACAACATGGGACGTCCCGGAAAGATACACGACGCTGAAGTCTGTGGGTTCAGGAGCATACGGGACTGTATGGTGAGAACAGGAAATAATATAAGCTCTGTATGTATGATAACAGACTGATGGATAACCCTTCTAATAACGTTATTTGGATAAAGCAACCCTTTAggtttagaaatatttttaactAAAAGATGCTATTaattatacaaaaaataattatacaaagcGAATTATTTAAGAATGTATTGTATAATAATTATCTAATACGTGCAATTTTGTGGGCGTACTGTCGTCGATGTTTCTTACGTTTCTAAAACAGTCaagcaaaaaacataaaataataatgggtCAAGAGGAGCCCCTTGCATGTCTGAATTCGGCATACCGGTTCAGGCAGATCCCAAGGAATGATAAACATCAAGAACCAGCTAGTCTCGGCGACCTGAGGTCAACTCTGTGCCACCTGATGGAAAGAGCTACGCGGCTTTTATGTTATCAGAAGGACACCAGAGTGCAGTACAAGAGTGTGCCCATGCTCTTTTTACGTAAACACTGTGCATGTGATAACAGTTTGTATTAATCGGAAATATTATTTATCCACACATATTTCTAGTGTGCTGCTAGATGTAGACAGTCAAAAATTCCACagatgaatgttttttgttttgaagacTCTTAACTCTTTCTCCCCGGAAGCTCGGCTATTGACCAGAAAACGAAGGAAAAGGTGGCCATAAAGAAACTCTACCGTCCATTCCAATCTTTGATCCACGCCAAACGCGCGTTCCGCGAGCTGCGCCTACTGCGACACATCCAGCACgacaatgtacagtacagtatgctcGGTATCTCCATACTTTGGTGCTAAGAATGGTTCAGTATGTTGTAATTACGCAGTGAAAATAATTGAAACTGCTTAACCATGCCATAGCTTGCTGTATCAGACTAGTATTGCAGATGTTTAGCGTTTTCTCTGTCACTCTCGTTTGATTTAGCATAATCTACACTGGTTAATTGTATATCCTACCTCTGTTCGGTATAGACTATGGCCACTGGGAAAATTCTCGATTCGTGTTGAGGTGTCACATCTCATCTCAGTAAGCTGTAAGAAAGATCCTTCACTGGCGACCTTTGAACTGTAAACAGTGGCTATACATTACCCTAGTTAGTAATAAATGTAGCCTACTGGTTTCACCTCGTAGCAAGTTTGACAGAGGGAAAGATATAGTGAACTAGTTTATaagaatggagagagaggaactacaattatttaaatatgtctAGTTGTGGACATATTCATAGATACGCTAAAAATATATCCACTTGTTCACAATGTGTGGTGAGGCATTGTAAGAAATTTAAGTTTAAATATATAGGTCACTTTCACTTCAGCAGCATGAACAGCAACCCAATTATTcttcaaaaaataatgtttgatCTTATTTTCTGTTGGAAATATTCAATATGCCGCATGCAACCTGAGACCACTGCACTCAAGGAACACATCACAATATAAAACACAATAtcacaatataaaaatgaatatttacgTTTCTCATTGTGAATCAGCTTTATACAATCAATATGTTAATATGTACAGCCTTTGCAAACATAACTTTGTTAGCATGGGATTGtatgaatgagaaaaaaattGAGACCACACTGATGGTTTGCTGTTATTATAGTATTTCCAGTAAGAAAgttctgtatttaaaataaagtatCCCTTAAAAGACTGAGGACCTGAACACGGTTGGAGTAAACTTATAAATTGTTTGTAGTGTCCTTGCAAAGTCATCAGACCTGTTCATTGTCCAGTTTCCCCTATTGTTTTAAAATAGAGTCTGTGTTTGCTAAACACTTCTTTGACACCGTAGAGTAGATCATACCTCATCTGTGGACCAATGCATATCAACTCTCACACTCAAGTCCTGAATGGGCAACATTCGATTTTCGAACGCAAGAGCCgtggtgtatatactgtatatctgagaTAGATGTGTACCTTATGTGGATGTCTACTAGAACTTTGAGTAATTGCTCCTTTGCACTATTTTCCTCTTTCTGCAAAAGGTGATCTGTCTCCTGAATGTCTTCACACCCGATTCCTCGCTGGAGAAATTCCAGACATTGTAAGTAGGGGCTGTGAGATTCGGGGCATTCCGCAGAACACATTCCCAGCTTGTTGGGACAGGCTGTTGGAAGTCAGGCCTCCGCCGTGTTGCTTGTGATTAATTCTAAAGATACCTAGATTCAAGCTTCAGACATCAGCCtgaattcagtcaacatttgcgAACTCAGTTCATTAACTAGGTTTATGAAGACAAAAatagcacacaaaaaaacatatatatgaaacattcttaaaattaatttatcCCTTAATTGTTAATctaagttaaaggtacaataggtcatttctgacttctaatggtcaagagaggaatagcagtaacaaaccccttcaaaccacaacagtatttctctgtaaacgtgctgacgGTGAAACGCcactggctgtggcaattagaactttaatccaatgagcttgaattattgtgcagttatacagtgtgtacagtgtcaGGCCATcaactatattttgaaacccaaatttaaggactataaacactggcagagggtgagtcaacatgtcagtgagcctttttcaatgataggaagggatttacaatggtcttgtaacaatgtttcaacacaaaaatcttacctattgtaccttgaagagcaaatgttgattgaatcccagcCAAGTTAACGacaaggcaaataaataaatatacttgAAGCATGATCCAAATGGACCCTGggtatgtggctgtgtgtatagAAACTGGAGAGGGTAGGAGGGGCCAGACGGTGAATTGTAGGAAGTAACAGGATACAGCCTCTACTGTGCATGTTGAGGGGGAAAGAGCTTGCTGCCCATTGCACTCAATGTAGAAAACACCGTTTAACAACCGAAACAATTTTGTGATCAGAAATTTCATTATGTGCGCCAGTTTGTGAAACAATGTTTGCATTGGTCCAGatgttttgggaaaatatttcttaaaatgtccatattttattgcatagtaaaaaaaatttttgaaTCTGTTGAAACGTAAAGATTGTTAAGCGAGATTCAAAATACCATCAGGGAAGTCTGATATTCCACATTCTCTTGACGGGGAACTCCAGTATTTTGCAGTCAACATGCACAGTCAACATGCACAGTACAGGCTTATGTCCCAGGCTTCACAAGCTTAGCTTAGCTGAAGGCGTGCTTGCCTGTTTAGTTAAATATGCATGTCAGTGATTGGACCGCAGTGTTTGTAATATGTAGCtgttagttgttgtttttttaattttctgacCAGCATGTAAGGACCCCAGGTTGTGAGATTTCTTACAGACAAATTATCACTCATTGCTGTCATCTGTGATCTGAAAGTAACAGCATCACATTTTTGACTGGGTCATGGCTGGGAATGCTGTCATTAAAAGCTTATGCAAAGTGCTTGCACTCTGTCTGCTCTCTCACTGCTTAgcttagcatttttattttgtgtgaatgcatagatgtgcatttgtgtgtgtgaaccatgGTGACacacatgttgtgtgttgtgagtgctgCATTACATGGAGATACTCTTTGTGTTATAACCATTACGCAGTGATAGCCATTACCGGTGTTATAAGTGTTGTGTGTCATGGTGATACCCTTGTTGTGCGTTGCAGTTACATGGTGATGCCTTTTGTGGCTCAGGACCTGGGTCACATTATGAAGAAGAGGAGACTGACTGATCGCATCATCACCTATCTGTTTTATCAGATACTGCGAGGGCTAAAGGCAAGAGTCTCATATGACCAATGCTATAGCAGAATACGTCAATATCCATTTCacaaaaggaaaatggaaaaaatgaaatatgaatacaaatataaaagatTCTTAAATAGAGAATTATGGGAAAATACTATAATTGATTATGaatccattttttttctgtgcagtaTATCCATTCCGCTGGGATCATCCACAGGGTCTGTACAGTGTTTTTCTTCTGCTTCCATTGTGTTCTGCCATATCTGTCCATTCGGAACAGCAGGCTTATGATGTGCTGATGTGTTCATCTTTAATATTCAGGCTTTAGTGTCTAATACAGCTTTGAACCAGATAATAGGCGTATGGGTAATTGCTGTGTTAAACTTACACCAGTGTTTGTATAGTAACACTGCATacaaaagcatctgccaaaacatattttttggcaCTTTCTGttgacaaaagaaaaaatatatgaaagtaGATATTGGAAAGATATATTGGAAATCTGGAGACTCAGAtccctgtgtttttcattgcagGATCTTAAACCCAATAATCTTGCAGTGAACGAGAACTGTGAACTAAAGGTAAATAATATTCTTTGGGAATGTTGGAAATAGCTTCTTTTAAATGCAATTCATCATATAACAGTTTAGAAAAGGAATAGTTACAgaatattcagttttttttatgttatttcagtttttgtgtgtttttgattgaccaagactgtttttttttttgtgtgaaagagCGCACAATATAAAAAGCGATATTTATCTTAATAATTGTAAATAGTTATGCAAATAAGCTGTTCTTCTGTATAGCCTCTGATCATACCTACTTTGGAGTTAgatgaagtgtattttcttgctttcgATCAAATCCCCAAATGCCCCGATATATCATTGTAAAGCTAGCTAGTCAGAGACATCTCTAAGTATCTAAATTCTCCTTCATTGCACATAGAAACTGACTgggccatttttttaaatgacagaaTATGATCCATCGCTAACCATGTGAAAGAAGTGGGTGTTTTGTAAGCACATTTGCGATGAACAATGATGTGAGTTTTGGGTGTCACTGACAGTGAATACCTTGGTGAAATAATGACAGCGGACAGTTTCCCTAAGGCAATGCTTTCCCTAATTTTTTATTGATGCATTTAATGGGGTGTAATAAAAGCATGACATTTGAGCACATTCTTCTTACTCCTTCCACACCTCTCCTATGCTTCTCAGCATTTCAGTTAACAATTATAACACGCTCTATGAAGAAAATAGATCTTTTGAATGTCCATTTTCAGACTAAAAACATCAGCGGCAACAGTCATACACAAatcaaaaatgaacatattgattataaataatgataaatcTGGCGTGTTATTGGCTCTGTTCCTCTCAGATCCTAGACTTCGGTCTGGCCCGGCAAACAGAGAGCGAGATGACCGGGTACGTTGTCACTCGCTGGTATCGAGCCCCTGAGGTCATTCTCAACTGGATGCACTACAGTCAGACGGGTGAGTTACtgatcacacatacactcagtgagcactttattaggtatttattacacgtATTGGTCTATCCTCCTAGaggtgttgttgtgttgtgtgttcagagatgctcttctgaataccactgctgtaatgtgtggttatttgcagtagtgtcagctttgaccagtctggtccttctcttctgacctctcattaacaatgcgtttctgccttCAGATACTCAAATAATAATCTGGctccaataatcattccacggtcaaagtcacttagatcacatttcttccccattctgacatttggtctgaaaaacaacctcttgaccatgtctgcattattttatgcatttagttgctgccacatgattagctgattaaatatttgcattaacaggctggtgtacaggtctacctacagtggtcactgagtgtatgacaGGGGTATAGTCATTCAtaggtgtgcatgcatgcagggCTTTTTCAGAAAGCAATTGATGTAATTTTCCACATTTATCTTAAATATTTGACACAATACATAGGACATGTTaatgttgttttgagccatttcGTAACTCGTAAGAGAGGAACTTACTCTTAAATGTTATTCACAGAGTATTCTATACAAGTAGAGATGGATTATAAGTATGGAGGAAGTATCCGTATTTGCCGATACTTAGTGTGGGTTTTGCCAGAGTTGTTGCGCTTAACTCCttgttgtttctgtgtttctctccccttacagtGGATGTGTGGTCTGCTGCCTGCATTCTGGCTGAGATGATCACAGGCCAAGTCCTGTTCCCTGGCAATGACAGTATCCTTCTGGGCTGCACCCTGCGCTTCTTCTAAAAAATGAGCACCAATGACGGTTGGACACATACTTTGCACATTCAGATTTCTATTTTCAAATGAGGTCGCAATTGAAATTTGGTAATTGTATCGAATTTGGTCATTTTACTGAATGTCATGACGAGCAGGATCTGATTTGCCGAATTGCTGATACATTCTTATTCAATTCTCAAATTTAAAATAGGAGTTGAAATAGGAGGCATGACACACATTTTGAGCTCAAGTTatattaattcaataaaatgtaaatgtctaatttatttcattcacaggctgttttagtgattgtgtctttaaggctcattgatatcagggaacctctgttctgattggctgaacacCGTCTGTGCCGAGTGCTTGGATTTGTTCTGACAAGGTGTACCGTGCTAAATCAAAGGAAGCAATATCATTGTCATGTCATAACTTCACGAAACCGTTTGTTTAAGTGcttattttcttaatttcttcAATTCTTTGTGGCTTCATTTGGGGACTGAGTGTTTTGATGCTTTATTATAACaacttcaactcctttataatccacatagcaaggaaagtgtcattttccacaatttgggacatttcaattcaaattcCAGTTATTGATTTGAATTGGAACCAATTCCTAAATGTACTTCAACTGTGATACAGAAACCACAAACATATTGcacatataatatacactcaccaattATTTGCTAGTCTgtggtatttacatctaaaaGGCTGTGTGCCTTCTGTAACTGCATTACGTGTAAATGTCAGCCCTGCTGTGAAATTCTCTGATAGttacaaaacaaacatggcCTCCAGAGGGCCAATACCAAATCATCTCAAAGTCAACAGAAATTTcaggaaattaaaataattcacaATTTAAACCAAATAGGGCCTGACATCACCATCTATTTTCCGTGTTCCGTTGCTTTGCATaagtataaaaataattgaacaTTCGGTTTTCACAGGATCTTTACAATCCAAGAAGTTTTAAACATACAGTTTGCTCAGAAATATTTGCCTTCTAGGTAACCATTAATAGCCACAAAAATCTTTACaatgcttgttttgttttacaaCTTCCTTGACATTTGACTCAGGTATTGACCAGCTGAAGAAAATCCTCAGTCTAACAGGAACACCTCACTCCTCTCTGGTGCAGAAAATGCAGAGTAAAGACGTACGGTTTCTACAAACTCATTCTGACTCTGATACAGGGACTCTGGTGTCCTGACAGCCAGATTTGGACTGCCATATATGTTGTCATATATTAAAAGTTTTAATGCATGTAGTCATGGTGCAGTAAAACTTTTGTTTGTACATAAAATTTGTGGTCACAAATCTAATCAGCTACGCCCAAATGAACAAGCTCGGAACTGATCGTTTGTGTTCTTCTCAGGCCCGATCTTATATACAGTCCCTCCCCcctcagaagaagaagaacttcAAGGAAGTCTTCTCATCCATGGATAGAAATGGTGTGCCCAGGTttctatgttttatttttagcttGCTTGATGGTGAgatgctgccctctagtggaaaaTAATACAAGTGCATGTTCAGATTGAGTCGACATTGCACAAGGTTTACAGTGCAAAGCATAGTCCACACATATCCAGCCTATCTATGAGGCTCTGTGAGTTTGATGGTCAGTCATTGATTAATTTAATCACCTGGTGGatgatatacagtcccctccaaaagttttggaaaagcaattcctttgtttttgcaatacactgaatacattttgggttgAGCTCTCTggtttcatgttggtttatcttctctaacacaaatgcagtcttcacaggcaaaacccaaggctaaacaGAACTATGCATTGTTTAACAAaacaatctaacaggacacatccaggcaacaagaaacacttgccagtcacatgttccaatacttttgctcacctaaaaattgggtggtctgacacAAAAGGTATATCACCTTTCTAAATTGTTtgacaaatctagataaaatggcaggaaataaaagctgaaattcagatgtcatctcatgtacatattttgacctcaaactcagttATCTTCCGTGTATAGAAAAAATCAAGGAATTTACCTTGCTGTTTTAATACTTTTGAAGGGGACTGTAATTATTTTGAGCTTTTCTTCGGTTTGATCCTCATTCTGtacttcattatttttcttccaATGCAGAATGTATTTTTGACGTTTTTAAATTATTGGAACTGTTAAATCCTCTTTGGCCCTGCATTACCTTTCCTACCCCACCGTCCTTGCCCCACTCCAGCGGTAGAGCTACTGGAGAGCATGCTGCTGCTTGACCCTGAGGAGCGGATGACAGCCGAGGAAGGCCTTGCTCACCCCTACCTGTCCGAGTTCCACGAACCTGAGTCGGAGCCCAACTCTCAGCCATACGATGATTCCTTTGAGAGCCTGGAGCTTGCAGTGGGAGAGTGGAAGAGTAAGTACAGCACatgcagtgccctccataatgttagGGACAAAGACAAATGTTTTTCTTGATTTCCTGGTACACCtactttttcatgtgtttacaATAAAGGCAGCTGAGCAAAGCAGAGCAGTGATATTCcttcctctttctgtctgttttctcTAGGTCTTATACACATGGAGatcatgacctttgacccagaTAACCCCAGAGAAACTGCAACATAGCAGGCCCCAGGACAGGCTCTGATTAACAACGAACTGCGTAATGTCATAGACTGCACTCAAAATGTCCCAATATGCTCAAGAGAACGGACAGCCCCTCACTGATTGAGACTGAGATTAGGGAGACTCTGTGTGAGAATATGCTGTCTACTGTAATCGGCTTAATCTTTTTGGCTTTTATAACATGTTTTTTACAGTGAGGCTTGAATAGGTTCATATGTTGAAAAACGCTTCCACATGACATACATTTTTGTAGACATTGTGTCTTATTGGCCAACGAGACAAAGGGCCCTATGTAATGTATACTTGTATTATCATTTGGATCCATGTTACCAGGGCTTTACCATCTTTAATAATGATATGATGAATATGTTTAGTTTCTTCTTCCCTCCTCtgtttgttgtctttttttgatCAAATCTGTTTGCTGTGTTCACCAGCTAGTGAGCCTTCTCTCTTAATCCACTTCACTTACACTGAAAGGCCAGTCTAGTATTTTTTGTACTCATTaccttgtgatggtcaattgtgtctgaattgacagttatttggctttccCCATGCTGAGGGGGCTTCCTTGTTACTTCATTTTATAcaagaagtgatggaatgacacaatatagttttaGACTGATTTAAAAGACTAAATTAAAACTAAATGAATGTCAAATTTTAttgtcaatttcactttgtttgattttatttccaaataaaaGTGCACAAGGTTGATGCATTTGACTTATTTACAAAATTCCAAGAGGAAACACTTCACCGCAGTTTCCTAAAATCCTGTGGGAAACACATTCACAAAAGGCAAAATATatgtagctaaaatgtattattgctgAATTCAACCTCCAACGAACATTCAGGCGTATCTTCACAGTAAACTTGGAAAGTATGCCGTGGAAGGAGAAAGGTTGGGAAACACTGGTGTAAAAGTAAATGTTTACctgaatgtacagtacacaatgTATATTTCTGATATTTGCTTTCCCAAAAGATATGTATTCgcttaatatgtatatattttaacaaAGATTTCACTCTGATTAACTGCAGACAGTTGATTGACTCGATGGGTGCT
Above is a genomic segment from Conger conger chromosome 10, fConCon1.1, whole genome shotgun sequence containing:
- the zgc:171775 gene encoding STKc_p38 domain-containing protein, which translates into the protein MALPVKTGFHRLEVQKTTWDVPERYTTLKSVGSGAYGTVCSAIDQKTKEKVAIKKLYRPFQSLIHAKRAFRELRLLRHIQHDNVICLLNVFTPDSSLEKFQTFYMVMPFVAQDLGHIMKKRRLTDRIITYLFYQILRGLKYIHSAGIIHRDLKPNNLAVNENCELKILDFGLARQTESEMTGYVVTRWYRAPEVILNWMHYSQTVDVWSAACILAEMITGQVLFPGNDSIDQLKKILSLTGTPHSSLVQKMQSKDARSYIQSLPPQKKKNFKEVFSSMDRNAVELLESMLLLDPEERMTAEEGLAHPYLSEFHEPESEPNSQPYDDSFESLELAVGEWKSLIHMEIMTFDPDNPRETAT